One part of the Rattus rattus isolate New Zealand chromosome 14, Rrattus_CSIRO_v1, whole genome shotgun sequence genome encodes these proteins:
- the LOC116884055 gene encoding prolactin-7C1-like isoform X1 — protein sequence MLLSLTQPSILGILPLLLMSHLLQCEDVTSVSIHHNEAGYDEVSLKNLFDHAIKVSQDTTALTMEMRKIFFSDDFSSSMFKKFVLGFLKDMKHMVETLNSCHTFSLSIPVTREDARKIPLEEFLKIILSILNAWKKSLYDLETKLHEMKGAPDAILIRSKSIRKLNRELLETIMMILSKVDPRMEENNKYPLWTDLESLKATDKEREFFALYKLFYCLRVDTFTVDLYLKHLKCVLYSGDICNSVNFYGDP from the exons ATGCTGCTGTCTTTGACTCAGCCATCCATTT tAGGAATACTTCCACTGTTGTTGATGTCACACTTACTCCAGTGTGAGGATGTGACTTCTGTTTCAATTCACCACAATGAGGCTGGCTATGATGAAGTGTCTCTTAAAAACTTGTTTGATCATGCCATCAAAGTGTCACAGGACACCACTGCTCTCACTATGGAAATGCGCAAAATATTT TTCTCCGATGACTTCTCTTCAAGTATGTTCAAAAAATTT GTATTGGGTTTTCTTAAGGACATGAAGCACATGGTCGAGACTCTCAACAGTTGCCACACATTTTCCCTCAGCATTCCAGTAACTAGAGAGGATGCCAGAAAGATCCCA CTTGAAGAGTTCCTGAAAATTATACTTAGTATACTGAATGCCTGGAAGAAATCTCTGTACGACCTAGAGACCAAACTCCATGAGATGAAAGGTGCCCCTGATGCAATTTTAATAAGATCCAAATCCATaaggaaactaaacagagaacttCTAGAGACTATCATGATGATACTCAGCAAG GTTGATCCTCGGAtggaggaaaataataaataccctTTATGGACAGATCTGGAATCCTTGAAGGCAACTGACAAAGAACGTGAATTTTTTGCTCTTTATAAATTGTTTTACTGTCTGCGCGTTGACACATTTACAGTTGACCTTTATCTCAAGCACTTGAAGTGTGTGCTTTATAGTGGTGACATCTGCAACTCTGTAAACTTTTATGGAGATCCTTGA
- the LOC116884055 gene encoding prolactin-7C1-like isoform X2, translating to MLLSLTQPSILGILPLLLMSHLLQCEDVTSVSIHHNEAGYDEVSLKNLFDHAIKVSQDTTALTMEMRKIFVLGFLKDMKHMVETLNSCHTFSLSIPVTREDARKIPLEEFLKIILSILNAWKKSLYDLETKLHEMKGAPDAILIRSKSIRKLNRELLETIMMILSKVDPRMEENNKYPLWTDLESLKATDKEREFFALYKLFYCLRVDTFTVDLYLKHLKCVLYSGDICNSVNFYGDP from the exons ATGCTGCTGTCTTTGACTCAGCCATCCATTT tAGGAATACTTCCACTGTTGTTGATGTCACACTTACTCCAGTGTGAGGATGTGACTTCTGTTTCAATTCACCACAATGAGGCTGGCTATGATGAAGTGTCTCTTAAAAACTTGTTTGATCATGCCATCAAAGTGTCACAGGACACCACTGCTCTCACTATGGAAATGCGCAAAATATTT GTATTGGGTTTTCTTAAGGACATGAAGCACATGGTCGAGACTCTCAACAGTTGCCACACATTTTCCCTCAGCATTCCAGTAACTAGAGAGGATGCCAGAAAGATCCCA CTTGAAGAGTTCCTGAAAATTATACTTAGTATACTGAATGCCTGGAAGAAATCTCTGTACGACCTAGAGACCAAACTCCATGAGATGAAAGGTGCCCCTGATGCAATTTTAATAAGATCCAAATCCATaaggaaactaaacagagaacttCTAGAGACTATCATGATGATACTCAGCAAG GTTGATCCTCGGAtggaggaaaataataaataccctTTATGGACAGATCTGGAATCCTTGAAGGCAACTGACAAAGAACGTGAATTTTTTGCTCTTTATAAATTGTTTTACTGTCTGCGCGTTGACACATTTACAGTTGACCTTTATCTCAAGCACTTGAAGTGTGTGCTTTATAGTGGTGACATCTGCAACTCTGTAAACTTTTATGGAGATCCTTGA